The window attttttaatcactcttaAAACTAATCATTTACTTATCTCATCACTCCTACCAAACGCAGTCTAAGAGTTTAGAGATTTCTAAACAAGCTGGAATTTGAACTAGCTCTTGgtaatcaaaataataataataataataataataatgctcAAACTCATTTACAAAAAGTCAATTCGATTCATTTATGCCCCAAAAACATCAAATATTAACAAGAAATATAGCATTTACATATAAAATAACAGCTTGTAAGTTATAACACTTCTCTATTAATTATTCAGCGTATACCAAACAAGAACCTTCTACACGAGCATGAAAACAAACCAGCTCAAGTATACAACCGATACTACTGTAAGAGGCATAGCTGCACAGAGCAACATCATGTCGAATACCACTTCGAAGTATAACAAATTACATTTCTATAAGTTTTCCCGAGTAATAGCGTGTCCGAAGACACGTTATTACACTCCACTAAACACGATGGAAAATATTACCCGAGTTAGTGGATGCTTTATTTTAAGGCGGCACACGCTTTGTTCTGCAGCCAtaaaattcttcgaggcgggaTATGCACATGAAAGCTCGTTTCTGGTGAAGGACTATTTCAAATTCATTTCTGCGGCCATGTTTCTTAATTTCTGAGAAATTTCTGAAAATGATGGCCTCTCTGATGGATCAGATGCCCAACAACTCTCCATCAATGACTTCCATTCGGGGTTGCACCATGTTGGGATTTGTGGGCGTAATGTGTTGTTCACGATCCCTCCTACGTGTTATAGTTAGGACGTTTCTTATTTAAAATCGAAGCGTTCAAGAAATTGAAGAATAATGAGATAGAGCGAGcaaatttatgttattatataaattgGACTCGTCGAGAGATAAAACAAACGGTGACCATCCAAGAATCAAATGCTCAAAAATATGGAGCATACCAATTATGGAAGCACAGTGCATATCTGCATAGGGTTCATCACCAGTCAGCAACTCCCACAAGACAATCCCAAACGAGTAAACGTCAATCTGAAGaatgaaaatgtaaaatataaaTAGAACAACATCTGCATGAATGCGTGAAAAAGACGTCAAAAAACAGGTACAGCAGCTCAAATTTAAGCACAATTACCTTTTCAGTAACCTTACTCTTCCCACTCAGGAGTTCGGGTGCCATCCATGGTAATGTCCCACGAACACCCCCGGACACTAAAGTGTGTTGTTTCACCTTCGATAGGCCAAGATCCCCAATCTAATATGAAATTCAGTAGAAAGAAAACGGGtttagataaaaataaaaaatcatattccCAAATCACCCAACTCCCAGAGAATATCAAAGCCAAACAAAGACCTTCAGATAATAAAACAAAATAAGGTTAAGTTGCCATGCAAATAAACTTTTACATTGATGCTTTCAAGCAGACATCCTGAGAACCAGAGGCAAGTTGACAAGAGCCATGGTACTATGTGGGCAACCTAATAGGAATTTTGGGCCAAATTTATTTAATAGTTCAGcctataatttttaaaatatgtcTTAAATTATCCTTGCTTAATATTGGAGAACTAAGCCAAAAAAATTTAGTAGAAAAGCCCATAATTTTTGAATtgtcaaaatataaattacCTTAGCCTAATATCGAGAAACTAATggatctttttcttttcttacaAATATGCAAATTTTCGGTttgtattaaatattttagagaTAATTTTGTTTGATAAATTTTGGTGTGATGTTTTTAATGTTATTGTTAATTGTATGTTGggattattgattattttactatttttttaaatattgggTTGAATATTTTTTAAGAATCTCCTTGAATCTGAGTTGTTGGAAAGCCAAGGTCAAAATGAATATGGAATAATGAGTGTTCCTTAAGCGTATGATGATTCATCGGTTTTTATTTGGGCATTTTCTAGTCAAATGTCCAAATAATTTTGTTTGAGTTGTGTATTGTATTAGGGGACAAAATTAATACCAGGAGTACGAAAAGATCGAAAAAAATTCGCCCACAAGATTGAAAGTTCATGGTTTCGTCCCTGACTGTAACCTGCTTCatcttaaatttatattaatttagaGTTTTAGGTTATCAtacatattaaaatattttgcccaTCCTAAAATTTTCGAGTTTTAGTTTTGCCCTTCATCCACATCTAATCATGTAGTAAATGCAGTAAATGGACTAAACACAGAAACTCAAATGTCTTTGTTCAGTTACCAAACTTACCTTGCAAACTGGACGATGAGGGTCTCTCATATTTACCAGCAGATTCTCACATTTTAAGTCGAAATGGACGATATTCTTTCCGTGTAAGTACTCCATACCAAATGCAGCATCCATTGCTATTATTAGTCTTTTGCGTCTGTCGATTGTTCTGcccaaaaaataatcataaacaTCGCATATCAATCATCGGCTTTACAATATGCAGGCCAATGACAGAAAATAACCTGTCTTTCTTCTGCAAAAATTGTTTAAGAGATCCATTAATCATGAACTCGGTCACTGTTGCTAAAGATCCATCTTCACCATCACGAACTACACCGTAGAAAGAGACAACATTTGGGTGGTGCAATGAACTTAATATCAGCGCCTCCTTCCAGAAATCCGCAATCTATGTTTAAGAAAGATTGAGTTAAAACTTAAAACCCAATATGACAGGAAAAATCTAAACAAGTTACTAAACCAAGTCTTTTAAGAACAAAACATGCAAAGAAACCAAAAAACACGTTATAATTCAGTTCATATACTGACCACATTGCAGTAAAAGTTACAAAATACATAGGAAGATATAATCACCAGTAGCAAACGAAGAACTATTATAAGGTCATGTCAGTGTTCATCAAGGAAACATTGAACTTCACCAAATGTATCATAAGTCATTCCAGAAATTACACAATTTATCATCAGCACCTGCTCTTTCTATAAACAAACCAGCAGGTACACATTTGCTTCAGAAATTATCTTGATCTGAACAAAAAGGTTACTTCATCAGCATTTTAAGAGGATTCTAAAAAAGACAACAGACTATATCATTTTCCAACTAGTTCGTCCTGTTGGTGAAATCATAGGCAAGAactttaaaaatattgattcattgaataaaatataaaacacAACATTTTGCGGCAAACGTCCACAAATACTCAATGTTGTATATAATAAACATCGGATTAAAAATTCCAACATGGAAATGAAGATTGTTTTAAAGCAACTACGCATTTAATTGAAAGGAAAAGGTTACCAGTCGTCCCCTTTCAGAAGGCTTTCCAGCAAAGCAGCTGGCTTTTATTCTTTTTATTGCTACATCAGAGCCCTTCCACTTCCCATGATAGACTGCACCATATGTCCCAGAACCTAACTCCCGGATCTCCTCCAGATCTGCACTTTTTATTGTCTACAAGGGTAACAAAATGTAGAAACAATAAATGGCTGCACACGATCAGAAAAAAAACTATTTAACATTAAAACATTTATGATGGACATAAAATTTCTCCGATGGCATGAAGATCACATaaactaataaaatatcaaatttaacCTGTAATCCTTGATCAATCGCTTCTGCTTCAGCTTTTGTCGGCTCTATCTTAGAATTGTAAACATTTTCGTTATCAAAATCTACTTCCAATTCTGTGTTGGCATCCTATATAAAGCAAGAAAAAGAGTTTTAGTAAAAAAAAAGGACAGTAAATTAATGATAAAATTTACTCGATACTTACAACTCCATCCGCCTCCTTTTGAGTATGTTCATTTGCAACTACTTTATGCTCAGCCCCCAAAGCGGCATCATCTTGAATTTTAGACTTCATCTCATTCATACTTCGCAAGGCCGCCTCTTCTACACATGCAGTTAACTCCGGCAAGACTTCCAACTGGACATGCAGGGACTCCTTAGGAAAACCAACATTGGTTGCCTCTACTGTTGCAATCCCACCATTTTCTATAGATGGTTCCataacatttgattgaatggATGCGTAAGATGTTAAACCATTGGAATTATTCTCCATAATGCCACAAGTAACAGAATTTTCTACTGCTCCTGCGTGATTTGATTCTTTAGTAATATCTGTATCATTTCTGAAATCTATACTAGCATCAGCAAGAGGAATTGATTTATCATCTGCTAAAGATGCTGGGTCAGCCTTCTGAAAAGGGCCTTTGGAAGTACCAAACTTAGTCAACTCAGCTGCTGATTGGACGGGTTCCAGACCATATTGTTGAGGATTCTCCACAGTGTACATATTAGGAGTCAATTTTACAGTTTGGAGATTAAAATGTTCAGGTATGTGAGACCCATTGAAGACGATTTTTTGGGATGAATCAGCCCAAAGATTCTGATTCTCCAAAAAAGCTTGAACCCTGGGACTACCCTCCACTGTACCTCGGATGACTCCAGTACCGACAGAGCCATTCGCGAGCTGATGTGAAACTGATGCCTCATAAGAGGGAACACCATTTCTCCATAGAGCTTGTGAAGGAATGTGACATTGGGGTGCCGGGTGGAGATTATCATCCACATATCTATAAGCAGGATTTACAAAGCGAGTTCCGTCAGCAGATGGCAGATGAATATGTGATCCACTTGCAACAGCATGGTCTTGAAAAACTTGACTACCATACTCTAACCCAGACCGAGCATATCGTTGATCTTCATGATGGATGTAAGGTGATTGCACATGGTGTCCATCACATACATTACCACGACCATGGAGAATATTCATACCATTTTCGATAGTGTAGCCATCAGCTAACCTTCCAGCAACAGATATATGTGGTCTTGATTCCTCGGCCCAAGGATTTGACTGATGTGGTGAAGTCCATCCTCTTTCATGATTATGGGTCTTAGGATGCACAAATCGAGGATCATTTTGATATGCAGGGTGCATATTTGCATCCGAACTCAACATGTACACTTCCCGGTTTGGAGGGCATTCTGAGCAAGAATTAGGGACCTGAATATACCCATTTCCCAGGTTAGGAGTCTCGAGATGTGACTGTTCACTGGCCTTCCTAGAAGATTCAGGATAAACTTGATTTTTTGGAAAATTCATCCGGCAACTCTCACAAATACTGTTACGTTCATAAGCGCTGAACCCTTGGAGTATGTTACCAGGAAAACCAGCCTTCTCATTGACAGCAGATCCTGTTGGAATTAACACCACATTGTCTGAATACTGCAGAGGTTGTTCATacatgaattgggtattgacTGGAGGTCGACTATAGTCCTCAGAATAAATTCTGTCAGGAAAGTCTCCATATGGAGTTCGACAGCGGGAAGAAGGCGAACTTGGAAACTCTGCAAATTGCCTCTGATCCATGTTTCCAGGATGCCTTGGGGAATAGTAGCCAGGACTCCATGGTGTCTCAATCTCGTTATATCTTTGAGCTATCGGTTGCTGAGGTTGCCCCGAACCCAAATGAGGTATTGTTAGACGCCGTAAATTCATCTGAGCAATTGGTAATTCCATGTTTCTTTGACCATGGAAGCTACCCTCTAGATTCATCTGATTAAAGAACTGCTCAGAAACATGACCATCGTCAAAAGGCACCGCTGCCAAAGACTCCCCAGGCTGCTTTCTACACTCGGGAGACTCGTTAAGGTTCAAAGCATCCACATACCTCCTCTCATTATCCCTTTCATCTCCATCACCAAAATGCAATGACCCATCCGGATCATTatgcaaaaacaaaaatatcctCAACCTGATAAACCCGTCCCTGGATCCTAACTTGTCGTACTCCTCCATCATGTTTGTGACATCATCATCGTTGACAACAGATACCAAGGCATCAAGATCCTCATCCGGCTGTTGGTATTTCAACAAAGCTGCACCTTCCAAAAGCTCCCTCATTTTACCCATAAGTTCTTCATAAGTTATATCACGCGGGACGTTCACAATACGTGTCTCACCTCCAACATATCGAAGTTTACCATCTTGGGGCCGAGGCAATATACTACCCAAAAAGctacacaagaatttaacacgTGGAATGTCATCATTAGAGCTCGGGGTGGAGCCAGCAGTCACCATGGTGCAATCCATCAAGGATACAGATTGATGCTGCTGATCAAAAAATTGGCATTCACGTTCGACTTCCACTTCGTTTAGATTGTCGATTTCCTGATAATTACACATAACATATTCCCATCGGTTTCATGATAAAAAGGTATGCTCCCACTCCATTCCTCAACTCCTCATCCAGAACCCAAATTACACCACTTTTCACActtaaagattaaaaaaatccaataaaatccaacaacaaaaaaaaaactaatcttGATGGCTAAAATTAACTAAATACTCCAGCGGTTAAAATTTCTTATAAGTGCCCCAAATCAAAGCAGCAACATCAGAACTCTCGAGCGCATATTCGTCTCAAAGAACCAAActtttcatccaaatattacTCTTAATACGTAAATTTGATCAAATCCCACAACAAAGAGAATACACACATATATCGGAAACGAAAAAAAAATAGCGATTCACCTGAGAATGGGGATTCCGAAAACACCAGAGCCCCGAATTTCCTGAAATTTCGAATTCAAGAAAACTCCGGAAAATCCCCCAAATCTAATAGATCCCTAGTACCCTTTTGCATcaaaaataataacaacaaaaaaaacaaaGTGATATGTCGTCTTTCCTAGAAAATCCgaaaaaaaaaggagaaacaattttcataatttatagCTGCATAGATAGATATGTGTGTATCAAAGAAATGGAGTGGAGGAGTTTGTGATTATGGTTCATGTCGAAGAAGAAAAGGGGTGAGTTGTGGAGATGAGATGCCATGGCTGGGGATGCTGGAGGTGCCAGGTTACGAGACACGTGGCGGATTTTGAGTGCTTCGAATCAGTGATTATTTCTCTCTTCCTCTTATTTGTACCGCGCAGAGTTCGTTCATTAACGTTAATTAATACAAAACCACTAATGAGTTTTGTAAGATTGTGTACAAAACACTATTTTCaggtttgtatatatatatatatatatatatatatataatatatatgtacatTCCGTAGATGGACGTCATTATATTAGTCAGTGTTCACATAAATACTCACAACGAGGttcaatatataaaaaaaatctatatcaataaataacacaatgtatatatataatattttttaaaatgatatatgattatcTATTACCATATTATAAGAGaaaattagaaataaatttCCAAATCTAAACTTAATTTTACCTAAATTTCATAAATCTAAAAAACTTTGTCCAACTCCCTCAACAAGAAAAAATTAACTAAAACACccttatatattttaatgattGATTTTCTTGAGGAAAATGATATCAGAGTCGaggtaaaattatttcaaacatataaatttattaatataaagtaATCAAATGTTTGAGGAGGAGAATTTTCTCAAATAACATGTATCCGAACATAGGTTCGAGATTAATTATTTACAGAATATATTCCAAATTTTtggaattttcgaaaaaaaaaatatctaacCAAGGTTGAATCTCAAGAAAACAAGGGAACTTATCAGAGTTCTAGGctaaacttatgattcaaaataacaattttctaGAAATAGTACATATTCTTCTAAACTTTCAATAGATCTTAGAGAAttcaaaatacagtacataattaTGGAAATATGTTGTATTATATACCACAAAATGTGGAAAATATTATTGAAAACTAGTAAGAAATTATTGgaatattaaaggatattcGAATAAGAATTCAAAACCTAGAACAATGACCAAGTTCTAGTAAGATGACTTTAGAAGGAAGGTTACCACCATCATTTAGTACTGAACCCTAATTACATCAAAGAGGGAAGACTAAATTGATGTTAAAaccttt is drawn from Primulina eburnea isolate SZY01 chromosome 10, ASM2296580v1, whole genome shotgun sequence and contains these coding sequences:
- the LOC140803008 gene encoding uncharacterized protein isoform X1 translates to MCNYQEIDNLNEVEVERECQFFDQQHQSVSLMDCTMVTAGSTPSSNDDIPRVKFLCSFLGSILPRPQDGKLRYVGGETRIVNVPRDITYEELMGKMRELLEGAALLKYQQPDEDLDALVSVVNDDDVTNMMEEYDKLGSRDGFIRLRIFLFLHNDPDGSLHFGDGDERDNERRYVDALNLNESPECRKQPGESLAAVPFDDGHVSEQFFNQMNLEGSFHGQRNMELPIAQMNLRRLTIPHLGSGQPQQPIAQRYNEIETPWSPGYYSPRHPGNMDQRQFAEFPSSPSSRCRTPYGDFPDRIYSEDYSRPPVNTQFMYEQPLQYSDNVVLIPTGSAVNEKAGFPGNILQGFSAYERNSICESCRMNFPKNQVYPESSRKASEQSHLETPNLGNGYIQVPNSCSECPPNREVYMLSSDANMHPAYQNDPRFVHPKTHNHERGWTSPHQSNPWAEESRPHISVAGRLADGYTIENGMNILHGRGNVCDGHHVQSPYIHHEDQRYARSGLEYGSQVFQDHAVASGSHIHLPSADGTRFVNPAYRYVDDNLHPAPQCHIPSQALWRNGVPSYEASVSHQLANGSVGTGVIRGTVEGSPRVQAFLENQNLWADSSQKIVFNGSHIPEHFNLQTVKLTPNMYTVENPQQYGLEPVQSAAELTKFGTSKGPFQKADPASLADDKSIPLADASIDFRNDTDITKESNHAGAVENSVTCGIMENNSNGLTSYASIQSNVMEPSIENGGIATVEATNVGFPKESLHVQLEVLPELTACVEEAALRSMNEMKSKIQDDAALGAEHKVVANEHTQKEADGVDANTELEVDFDNENVYNSKIEPTKAEAEAIDQGLQTIKSADLEEIRELGSGTYGAVYHGKWKGSDVAIKRIKASCFAGKPSERGRLIADFWKEALILSSLHHPNVVSFYGVVRDGEDGSLATVTEFMINGSLKQFLQKKDRTIDRRKRLIIAMDAAFGMEYLHGKNIVHFDLKCENLLVNMRDPHRPVCKIGDLGLSKVKQHTLVSGGVRGTLPWMAPELLSGKSKVTEKIDVYSFGIVLWELLTGDEPYADMHCASIIGGIVNNTLRPQIPTWCNPEWKSLMESCWASDPSERPSFSEISQKLRNMAAEMNLK
- the LOC140803008 gene encoding uncharacterized protein isoform X2 gives rise to the protein MDCTMVTAGSTPSSNDDIPRVKFLCSFLGSILPRPQDGKLRYVGGETRIVNVPRDITYEELMGKMRELLEGAALLKYQQPDEDLDALVSVVNDDDVTNMMEEYDKLGSRDGFIRLRIFLFLHNDPDGSLHFGDGDERDNERRYVDALNLNESPECRKQPGESLAAVPFDDGHVSEQFFNQMNLEGSFHGQRNMELPIAQMNLRRLTIPHLGSGQPQQPIAQRYNEIETPWSPGYYSPRHPGNMDQRQFAEFPSSPSSRCRTPYGDFPDRIYSEDYSRPPVNTQFMYEQPLQYSDNVVLIPTGSAVNEKAGFPGNILQGFSAYERNSICESCRMNFPKNQVYPESSRKASEQSHLETPNLGNGYIQVPNSCSECPPNREVYMLSSDANMHPAYQNDPRFVHPKTHNHERGWTSPHQSNPWAEESRPHISVAGRLADGYTIENGMNILHGRGNVCDGHHVQSPYIHHEDQRYARSGLEYGSQVFQDHAVASGSHIHLPSADGTRFVNPAYRYVDDNLHPAPQCHIPSQALWRNGVPSYEASVSHQLANGSVGTGVIRGTVEGSPRVQAFLENQNLWADSSQKIVFNGSHIPEHFNLQTVKLTPNMYTVENPQQYGLEPVQSAAELTKFGTSKGPFQKADPASLADDKSIPLADASIDFRNDTDITKESNHAGAVENSVTCGIMENNSNGLTSYASIQSNVMEPSIENGGIATVEATNVGFPKESLHVQLEVLPELTACVEEAALRSMNEMKSKIQDDAALGAEHKVVANEHTQKEADGVDANTELEVDFDNENVYNSKIEPTKAEAEAIDQGLQTIKSADLEEIRELGSGTYGAVYHGKWKGSDVAIKRIKASCFAGKPSERGRLIADFWKEALILSSLHHPNVVSFYGVVRDGEDGSLATVTEFMINGSLKQFLQKKDRTIDRRKRLIIAMDAAFGMEYLHGKNIVHFDLKCENLLVNMRDPHRPVCKIGDLGLSKVKQHTLVSGGVRGTLPWMAPELLSGKSKVTEKIDVYSFGIVLWELLTGDEPYADMHCASIIGGIVNNTLRPQIPTWCNPEWKSLMESCWASDPSERPSFSEISQKLRNMAAEMNLK